CGATGGGAGATATATTACATTTAACAGTGACGCCTCCAATCTGGTGTCAGGGCAGCTTGATACCAATAACGGTGCAGATGTTTTTGTCTTTGATCGTCAGACGGGAACCACTGAGCTGGTTAGCCGAGCCGTTGGAACAAACTTCACGACTGGAAATTCACCTTCAGTTACCCCAACTATGAGTGCCGATGGCCGATATATTGCGTTCCAAAGTGATGCTACCAACTTAGTATCGGGTCAGCTTGATACCAATAACGGCGCAGATGTTTTTGTCTTTGATCGCCAGACAGGAACCAGCGAGATTGTCAGCCGGGCTGCCGGGACGAGCACTACAACTGGGAATAGAGCGTCTATTTTCCCAGTGATGAGTGCCGATGGAGGGTATATTGCGCTTACCAGTTTTGCAACCAATCTGGTCCCCGGGCAGAGTGATACCAACAATGATACGGATGTTTTTGTCTTTGATCGCCAGACGGGAACCACTGACCTGGTTAGTCATGCTGCCGGGCAGAGCGTGGCAACTGGGAATATGGTGTCAGCCTCCCCGGTGATCAATGCTGATGGGCGATATGTTGTGTTTACCAGCAATGCCACCAATCTGGTCCCTGGCCAGAGTGATGCCAACAACGCCATCGATGTTTTTGTCTTTGATCGTCAAGGGGGAACTACGGAACTGGTCAGCCGGGCGGCTGGGTTAACCGCGACAACTGGAAATGCCAGTTCGTCAAGTGCTGTGATCAGTTCCGATGGGGGATCCATTGCCTTTCAAAGCGTTGCCACCAATCTGGTCCCCGGCCAGAATGATACCAATTCCACCTTTGATATCTTTGTCTTGAATCGCCAAACAGGAATCACTGAACTGATCAGTCGGACTCCTGGAATGAGCACCCAGGTTGGAAACGGATCGTCTATGTCGCCAACCCTGAATGCCAATGGGACTTTTGTGGCGTTTGTAAGCTTTGCGACTAATCTGGTACCAGGGCAAACCGATGCTCCCTCCACCTCTGATATCTTTGTGTTTGATCGAACAAACCAGGAGATGGTGCTGCTCAGTGGGGCGGGAGGATCACCAACAATAGCTGGAAATTCAAGTTCTCAGTCTGCCGTGATCAATGCCAGTGGACAATATATTGGGTTTAGCAGCTCATCGAGTAATCTGATTGCGGGAGATTACAATCTGAGTTTAGATGTATTTCTAGCCGAATTTTGCCCAACCGTTACCGCAACTGTAGGCGGTAGTGGGCCGATCTGTACGGGAAGCTCAACCACTGTGACCGCCACGATTCTGGGTGGCACCCCACCCTATACGGTGACTTTGACCAGTGGTGGCGGCACTCAAACCGGAAACAGCCCATTGATTTTTCCGGTGGCACCTGACGCCACCACCACCTATGCCATCCAGTCAGGAACCGATGCCAGCGGATGTCCGATCACGGGCAATGGAAGTGTTCAGGTGATGGTTGTGCTGCCTCCGACCGTCACTGCCGGATCCGATCAAACCGTCTGTACCAGCAGTTTGCCCGCGACCCTGGCTGGATCAATCGGCGGAAGCGCGACGATGGGAACCTGGAGCGGTGGCGGTGGAACATTTAATCCTGGGCCGACCGCACTCAATGCCCGTTACATGCCATCCGCCAGTGAAATCGCCGCTGGAATAGTGACCTTGACCTTGACCACGAATGACCCAGGCGGGGTTTGTTCGCCAGTTTCAGATACCGTGACCATCTTCATTTTGAATTGTGCGGAAACCGGCCAGTTACTGGTGGCCGATACCGCAAATAACCGGATTCAACGTTTTGATGGAACCACCTGGAGTCTGATTGGTTCAGGGGTTGTTGGTTCTGGAGCCGGCCAATTCCGCTTGCCAGAAGCGGTTACGTTTAATGGTGCCGGTCGAATCTATGTTGCAGACACCGGCAACAACCGCATTCAGTGGTCAACCGATGATGGAGCGACCTGGGCAAATTTTGCTACCGTTGGTTCTGCCTCAAATCAAGTTCGGTCGCCACAGGGAGTATGTCTGGATTCGGCTGGGAATCTTTATGTGTCGGATACCGGAAATGGGCGGGTCGTACGCTTTAACAGTGGAACTCCTGGAGCTGGCGTGGTGATTGCAAGTAATGGCGCCGCCAGCGGGCAGGTTGGAAGTCCGCACGGGCTGGTGATTAACAGCACGTTTCGGTTGTTTGTGACGGATGAAAGTAATAGTCGAATTCTGAGTATTGCCAGTGCCAACACCGTGACGACTTCGACCAGTGGCACCATCCTTGCCTCTCAGGGAACGGGTCTAAACAAAGTCAAAAATCCGCAAGGCATTACGATTGATGAGGCAGGAACCCTGTACATTGCCGACACGGGGAATTCGCGAATTTTGCGCTGGGTGAATGCCAATCCAAACAACAGTTCAGCGCTGGCGACGATTGGATCACTTCTCGGACAGGTCAATCGGGCCGAAGGCATTACGACCAAATTCTTTACTTCCGGACCGTTTGCCGGAAGCTGGATGCTCGTGGTCGGAGATAGCGCAAATAACCGGATCCAGGGGAAATTTATCCAGGCGGGAGGCTGGTCGCTGGTGGGTGCTCCAAATAATGTCGGCTCTGGCACCGGACAATTCCGAACACCATCAAAGATTCAGTAATCGTTCCCAGACCATTCTTTGTCTTTTTTGTCACCACAGCGGAACACCGAGGGGCGTCAACCAGCCTCTCTGGGTTCTTCTGTGGTGAGTTTTTTTCCGAGGGCTCAACAGACTCAGAACACTACCCAACCCCCTTGATTTCGCTGACCAGCCAGGCTCTGGTCAGTCGCCATTCGCGGTTCATTGTGGCCAGTGAAATCCCAAGCACGGCGGCGACTTCTTCGTTGCTCAATCCCGCAAAGAACTTGAGTTCGACAACTTTACTTTTTCGTTGGTCGATTGCTTCGAGCTTGGTGAGCGTCTGGTTCAAGGCCAGGATTTCCCAATTTTGACGATCATCAGGCAAGCCAATGACTTCATTGAGGGTGACTTTATGCCCTCCGCCTCGCTTTTCAGTTTTGAGCGCCAGGGCGTGGTTGACCAGAATATGACGCATCATTCGTGCTGCAACCCCAAAAAAATGAGCCCGGTTTTGCCATTGTAAATCCTGTTCACCCAATAGCTTGAGATAGGCTTCGTGGACGAGGGCCGTGGTTTGCAAGGTATGGTCAGGGCGTTCCCGGCGCAGGTAGCGGCTGGCGATTCGATGCAATTCGTCATAGACTAAGGGAAAGAGTTTATCGAGGGCGGATGAATCCCCTTGATTCCATTCCTGTAAGATCTGAGTCATATCTGGTGGCAAACTCATACCCTTTTTTTCCTCCACATCACACCATATCGCAATCTTCTCTGGCGGAAAAGATGCAGTGGGCTCTTTTGATTTCACTATTCCTCTTATGCTTCCACGGGTTAGCCTCTGATGTATGTTTGGCTATCCATGGACCTGCTCTCAGCCGAGAAACTGATCTGGCGGAGCTGGCTCGACCAACCTTCCGCTTTTTCACCGACCAGGCCGGTTTGCCGCAAAACACAATCAACTGCATCACGGTTGACCGAAAAGGGTATCTCTGGGTTGGGACACAGGATGGCGCCGCTTACTACAATGGCCGCCAGTGGACTGTGGTCAATATGCCGAATCGAACGGCGTCAAACGATGTCACCAATATCCTGGCGGCTTCAGATGGAAGCCTGTGGTTTACGACCAATGGTGGTGGACTGGCCAATCTCAAAGATGGGAACTGGATCCGCTTTGACACGACCAACTCAGGTTTGCCAGATGACTCTCTGGAAGGACTGGTAGAAATTATTGAACCAGATGGACATTCCACGCTCTGGATTGGTACGTCACAGGGATTGGTGCGATATGAACAGAACCATTGGACGGTGTTTTCGACTCAAAATTCAGGGCTTTCAGATAACCTCATCAGTTCAATCCTCGCGGTTACCGATTCGTCGGGGAAACAATCATTGTGGATTGGGTCAAGTACCGGGTTTACCTGCTATGAATCCGGGCAGTGGAAACATTTTGAGAACCACCAGGAAGGAAGAGGCCCGGCACAGGTTTTGCAAATGTGTACTACCCGGTCCTTCACTGGAAACACTGTGCTGTGGGTCGGAACCAATGGAAATGGATTGATCCGACACGAAGCCGGCCAGTCGGTGTTTTTGACTCCAGATAATTCAGAATTACCAGACGGTGTGATCCAGGCGCTGTGTCCGACAATTTCACCTTCTGGAAAAGAGGCCCTCTGGGTTGGGACCGCCGGAGGTCTGGTCTGGTTGGAGGAAA
This genomic interval from Acidobacteriota bacterium contains the following:
- a CDS encoding sigma-70 family RNA polymerase sigma factor; protein product: MSLPPDMTQILQEWNQGDSSALDKLFPLVYDELHRIASRYLRRERPDHTLQTTALVHEAYLKLLGEQDLQWQNRAHFFGVAARMMRHILVNHALALKTEKRGGGHKVTLNEVIGLPDDRQNWEILALNQTLTKLEAIDQRKSKVVELKFFAGLSNEEVAAVLGISLATMNREWRLTRAWLVSEIKGVG
- a CDS encoding PD40 domain-containing protein; the encoded protein is MSEKKNRIQITRTGLTLGITLLLGWLAWISSPVSRLETRPTPARRGIQTGTSVKSRPGQAQTTQGLTSETRGKFTPNATVSVEAVSLAVPPFLDTVSGRHLLQKNAMSFDGRFIVYKSDSPNLVVGQIDSNSTTDIFVFDRQTGIAELVSRVAGTTATAGSSISDTPVISANGRYVAYQSFATNLVTGQTDTNSQVDIFVFDRQTGITELVSRAAGTTTTTGNSDSQSPVISDDGRYILFVSRATNLVPGQADTNGVTDVFIFDRQTGTTELVSRVAGTNTTAANNESVFPVMSVDGRYIAFQSRATNVVPGQTDTNNNSDIFVIDRQTGITQIVSHADGAGTTTGNGVSNFPVINANGRYIVFGSTATNLVTGQSDVNAATDIFVFDQLSGTITLVSRAAGTTATTANNQSGSAIDINADGRIIVFQSVATNLVTGQTDSANIVDVFVFDRQAGTTELVSRAAGTTTTAGDGHSLRPLVDSSGRYIVFESLATNLITGQTEANNGEDVFVFDRLMGITRLVSRAAGTSATTGNQISFLPVISRDANSIVFVSEANDLVSGIVDVPRQDIFIYDQIGETNSVVTQHAPGSPSLTGSDSSALTTLNSISPDGRYLVFVSTAVNLVSGQIDTLNTFDIFVFDRQTGATELVSRVAGTSTMAGNGNSNLPVISADGRYITFNSDASNLVSGQLDTNNGADVFVFDRQTGTTELVSRAVGTNFTTGNSPSVTPTMSADGRYIAFQSDATNLVSGQLDTNNGADVFVFDRQTGTSEIVSRAAGTSTTTGNRASIFPVMSADGGYIALTSFATNLVPGQSDTNNDTDVFVFDRQTGTTDLVSHAAGQSVATGNMVSASPVINADGRYVVFTSNATNLVPGQSDANNAIDVFVFDRQGGTTELVSRAAGLTATTGNASSSSAVISSDGGSIAFQSVATNLVPGQNDTNSTFDIFVLNRQTGITELISRTPGMSTQVGNGSSMSPTLNANGTFVAFVSFATNLVPGQTDAPSTSDIFVFDRTNQEMVLLSGAGGSPTIAGNSSSQSAVINASGQYIGFSSSSSNLIAGDYNLSLDVFLAEFCPTVTATVGGSGPICTGSSTTVTATILGGTPPYTVTLTSGGGTQTGNSPLIFPVAPDATTTYAIQSGTDASGCPITGNGSVQVMVVLPPTVTAGSDQTVCTSSLPATLAGSIGGSATMGTWSGGGGTFNPGPTALNARYMPSASEIAAGIVTLTLTTNDPGGVCSPVSDTVTIFILNCAETGQLLVADTANNRIQRFDGTTWSLIGSGVVGSGAGQFRLPEAVTFNGAGRIYVADTGNNRIQWSTDDGATWANFATVGSASNQVRSPQGVCLDSAGNLYVSDTGNGRVVRFNSGTPGAGVVIASNGAASGQVGSPHGLVINSTFRLFVTDESNSRILSIASANTVTTSTSGTILASQGTGLNKVKNPQGITIDEAGTLYIADTGNSRILRWVNANPNNSSALATIGSLLGQVNRAEGITTKFFTSGPFAGSWMLVVGDSANNRIQGKFIQAGGWSLVGAPNNVGSGTGQFRTPSKIQ